One region of Roseicitreum antarcticum genomic DNA includes:
- a CDS encoding inner membrane-spanning protein YciB, translated as MADKHPQPRKVPVAKVVGKPVPAGLKLGLELGPVLAFFVAYIWLRDRTFMIGGTEYEAFILITAAFVPVMVICSGILWKLSGHLSRMQVVTLVLVVVFGGLTVWLNDDRFFKMKPTIIYALFAGVLGVGLLRGQSWLQYVMDGMMPLQHAGWMLLTKRLAMFFAVLAVANEVIWRTMSTDAWVNFKTFVLPLALFGFFILQSKLFERYSSAPKDET; from the coding sequence ATGGCGGACAAGCACCCACAGCCGCGCAAGGTTCCGGTAGCGAAAGTTGTAGGAAAACCCGTCCCGGCGGGCCTGAAGCTGGGGCTGGAACTGGGGCCGGTGCTGGCGTTCTTTGTCGCCTATATCTGGCTGCGCGACCGGACTTTCATGATCGGCGGCACGGAATACGAGGCCTTCATCCTGATTACCGCCGCTTTCGTGCCCGTGATGGTCATCTGTTCGGGTATCTTGTGGAAGCTTTCGGGCCACCTGAGCCGGATGCAGGTGGTCACGCTGGTGCTGGTTGTGGTGTTCGGCGGGCTGACAGTCTGGCTGAACGACGACCGTTTCTTCAAGATGAAACCCACGATCATCTATGCGCTGTTTGCCGGCGTGCTGGGCGTGGGGCTGTTGCGCGGGCAAAGCTGGCTGCAATATGTGATGGACGGCATGATGCCGCTGCAACACGCAGGTTGGATGTTGCTGACCAAGCGCCTTGCAATGTTCTTTGCCGTGCTGGCCGTCGCGAATGAAGTGATATGGCGCACGATGTCCACCGACGCCTGGGTGAATTTCAAGACCTTCGTGCTGCCGCTGGCGTTGTTTGGCTTCTTCATTCTGCAATCGAAACTGTTCGAGCGCTATAGCAGCGCGCCGAAGGACGAGACGTAA
- a CDS encoding histone deacetylase family protein — MKSVYSPRHHGQSGQYELVSGAIVPAFEKPERAEFIRARLAEVALGPVLPPETHSLDIARKVHDAAYLSFLETAYDQWLARGNTGPALPFIWPRPGLRSDVPPADIEGLLGHYSFDGGAPFVAGTWDAVKSSHDVALTGAALLARDRAAFALCRPPGHHAGRAFAGGYCFINNAAVAAQALRDAGHARVAVLDVDYHHGNGTQEIFYDQRDVLVVNIHADPRHEFPYFLGHADERGAGDGVGANLNLPLPLGTEWPAWHAALDSACTAVADFGPTALVISLGTDTFIGDPISQFRLTSAHFPQIGARIAALGLPTLFVMEGGYAVAEIGVNAVGVLEGFDAAI, encoded by the coding sequence ATGAAAAGCGTATATTCCCCCCGCCACCACGGCCAGTCCGGCCAGTATGAGCTTGTCTCGGGCGCCATCGTGCCCGCGTTCGAGAAACCCGAACGCGCCGAGTTCATTCGCGCCCGGCTGGCCGAGGTCGCGCTGGGGCCGGTACTGCCGCCGGAAACCCACAGCCTCGACATTGCGCGCAAGGTGCATGACGCCGCCTATCTGTCCTTCCTGGAAACCGCCTATGACCAGTGGCTCGCGCGCGGCAACACAGGCCCCGCCCTGCCCTTCATCTGGCCGCGCCCCGGGCTGCGGTCCGATGTGCCGCCCGCCGACATCGAGGGGCTTTTGGGTCATTACAGCTTTGACGGCGGCGCGCCCTTTGTCGCAGGGACATGGGATGCGGTGAAATCCAGCCATGACGTGGCGCTGACCGGGGCCGCGCTGCTGGCCCGCGACCGCGCGGCCTTCGCGCTCTGCCGTCCGCCCGGGCACCATGCGGGCCGTGCCTTTGCAGGGGGGTATTGCTTCATCAACAATGCCGCGGTGGCCGCGCAGGCGCTGCGCGATGCGGGCCATGCACGGGTCGCGGTGCTGGATGTGGATTACCATCACGGCAACGGCACGCAAGAAATCTTCTACGACCAGCGCGATGTGCTGGTGGTCAATATCCATGCCGACCCGCGCCACGAATTCCCGTATTTCCTGGGCCATGCGGATGAACGCGGCGCGGGCGACGGCGTGGGGGCCAACCTCAACCTGCCGCTGCCGCTGGGCACCGAATGGCCCGCATGGCACGCCGCGCTGGACAGCGCGTGCACCGCAGTGGCAGATTTCGGCCCCACGGCGCTGGTCATCTCGCTTGGGACCGATACCTTCATCGGCGACCCGATCAGCCAGTTCCGCCTGACATCGGCGCATTTCCCGCAGATCGGCGCGCGCATTGCCGCGCTTGGCCTGCCCACGCTGTTCGTGATGGAGGGCGGTTATGCCGTGGCCGAGATCGGGGTGAATGCTGTGGGCGTGCTGGAGGGCTTCGACGCAGCAATCTGA
- a CDS encoding PAS domain-containing protein: MADTVFPIDSRSDAAQKSRPGEVRGGQGLPDARRVTAVADGAPEALSGRVPGPASAPSNLITLPSAGVQVPPVIGDVMAYWGRLRLGAEGGIPARAAVDPKEIGAHLGQVFIAALTTPRVARLRIVGAGISDLMGLDPRGMALCALFAQPARQELRDAFAQVASGARVLLPLQSEPLPGQPRLTAVMALMPLRAADGAVTQILGVIGVNGTPGAFPRKLGLASTRIVAGGTHRPADTPTGLASVPSEAPRAALNAQPATPRPQLVRPAPMAGTGAHDRTFIPADLIVDTAKSAAVAPTARTNAAHLTLIFGGKV; this comes from the coding sequence ATGGCAGATACAGTGTTTCCAATCGACAGCCGGTCCGATGCGGCGCAAAAGTCACGTCCGGGCGAAGTCCGTGGCGGGCAGGGCCTGCCGGACGCCCGCCGCGTGACAGCCGTTGCGGATGGCGCGCCTGAGGCCCTGTCGGGCCGGGTTCCGGGCCCTGCCAGCGCGCCCTCCAACCTCATCACCCTGCCCTCGGCGGGCGTGCAGGTCCCCCCGGTGATTGGCGATGTCATGGCCTATTGGGGCCGCCTGCGCCTGGGCGCCGAGGGCGGGATCCCCGCGCGTGCTGCCGTCGATCCGAAGGAAATCGGCGCGCATCTGGGGCAGGTGTTCATCGCCGCGCTGACCACGCCCCGGGTGGCGCGGTTGCGCATCGTGGGTGCGGGGATCAGCGATCTGATGGGGCTGGACCCGCGCGGCATGGCGCTTTGCGCGCTGTTTGCCCAACCGGCCCGGCAGGAGCTGCGCGACGCCTTCGCGCAGGTCGCCTCCGGCGCGCGCGTCTTGTTGCCGCTTCAGTCAGAGCCGCTGCCCGGCCAGCCCCGGCTGACCGCCGTCATGGCGCTGATGCCGCTGCGCGCCGCCGATGGCGCGGTCACCCAGATCCTTGGCGTGATCGGCGTGAACGGGACGCCGGGGGCTTTCCCGCGCAAACTCGGCCTCGCCTCGACCCGCATCGTCGCAGGCGGCACGCATCGCCCGGCGGATACCCCCACCGGGCTGGCGTCAGTGCCGTCAGAGGCCCCGCGCGCCGCGTTGAATGCGCAGCCCGCAACCCCACGCCCGCAACTGGTGCGCCCGGCGCCCATGGCAGGCACGGGGGCCCATGACCGCACATTCATCCCCGCAGATTTGATCGTTGATACGGCAAAAAGCGCCGCTGTCGCCCCAACTGCCCGAACCAATGCTGCGCATCTGACGCTGATCTTCGGCGGCAAGGTTTGA
- the gmk gene encoding guanylate kinase, giving the protein MQRRGLLIILSSPSGAGKSTLAQRLRAWDDTLGFSVSATTRAPRAGEVDGREYHFVSRAEFEKMVAAGEMLEHAEVFGNLYGSPIGPIRAAVDGGRDTLFDIDWQGGQQVRNSTLGRDVVSVFVLPPSIAALESRLRGRGQDSDVVIGDRMAKSRDEISHWAEYDYVLVNDDLDTTEAALRGIICAERLRRERVPGLNEFVRGLNHEFDGRA; this is encoded by the coding sequence ATGCAGCGACGCGGCCTGTTGATCATCCTGTCTTCCCCCTCTGGCGCGGGAAAATCGACGCTGGCGCAGCGGTTGCGGGCCTGGGACGATACGCTTGGCTTCTCGGTCTCTGCCACGACACGCGCGCCGCGCGCGGGCGAGGTCGACGGGCGCGAATATCACTTCGTCAGCCGCGCCGAATTCGAAAAGATGGTGGCGGCGGGAGAGATGCTGGAACATGCCGAGGTCTTTGGGAACCTCTACGGCTCACCCATCGGGCCGATCCGGGCGGCGGTGGATGGCGGGCGCGACACGCTGTTCGACATCGACTGGCAAGGCGGCCAGCAGGTCCGGAATTCGACCCTCGGGCGCGATGTGGTGTCGGTTTTCGTGCTGCCGCCGTCCATCGCCGCACTGGAATCGCGGCTGCGGGGCAGGGGGCAGGACAGTGACGTGGTGATCGGCGACCGTATGGCGAAATCGCGCGATGAGATCAGCCATTGGGCGGAATATGATTACGTGCTGGTCAATGACGATCTGGACACGACCGAGGCGGCGCTGCGTGGTATCATCTGTGCCGAACGGTTGCGGCGCGAACGTGTGCCGGGGCTGAACGAATTCGTGCGCGGGTTGAACCATGAGTTCGACGGCCGCGCCTGA
- a CDS encoding gamma carbonic anhydrase family protein has translation MIYTLDGQTPEFPEDGDYWIAPDANLIGRVVIHSGASVWFGATLRGDNEAITVGPGSNVQELGVLHTDMGYPLDIGRDCTIGHRAILHGCTIGDETLIGMGAVVLNGARIGRNCLIGAGALITEGKEIPDGALVMGSPGRVVRALDATAIDGLRASARGYQENMRRFRLGLRAPE, from the coding sequence ATGATCTATACGCTTGATGGGCAGACGCCCGAATTTCCCGAGGATGGCGATTACTGGATCGCACCCGATGCCAACCTGATCGGCCGGGTTGTGATCCACAGTGGTGCATCGGTCTGGTTCGGCGCGACGCTGCGCGGCGATAACGAGGCGATCACCGTGGGCCCGGGCAGCAATGTGCAGGAACTGGGCGTGCTGCACACCGACATGGGCTATCCGCTGGATATCGGGCGCGACTGTACCATCGGCCATCGCGCGATCTTGCACGGCTGCACGATCGGCGACGAGACGCTGATCGGCATGGGCGCCGTGGTGCTGAACGGCGCGCGCATCGGGCGCAACTGCCTGATCGGCGCTGGCGCGTTGATTACCGAGGGCAAGGAAATCCCTGATGGCGCGCTGGTCATGGGATCGCCGGGCCGTGTGGTGCGCGCGCTGGACGCAACGGCGATTGACGGGTTACGGGCCTCGGCGCGCGGGTATCAGGAGAACATGCGCCGCTTCCGCCTGGGCCTGCGGGCGCCGGAATAA
- a CDS encoding SulP family inorganic anion transporter: protein MLERIFPALTWARGYSRDMLGGDLIAAMVVTIMLIPQGMAYAMLAGLPPEAGLYGAIVPLLIYAALGTSRTLAVGPVAVVALMTAAAAGTVAAAGTPGFHVAALAIAMMSGAIMLALGLLRLGFLANFLSHPVISGFITAAGILIAASQLRHMLGNATSGKTLQELVPSFLANLGQINRITLALSLVVVAFLFWARTGLAPLLRRFGLNPKLALLLSRTALLVAVVVSTASVWAFGLDARGVRIVGEIPRGLPQFGWPALSFDLAQALLIPALMIAVVGYVESLSIGQTLAAKRRESLDPNRELIALGAANLGAGLSQAMPVTGGLSRSIVNFDAGAQTPAAGAFTALMIGAALMFLTPALYYLPNATLAAIIIVAVMSLLDFRALPRVWAISKADGAAMAATMLATLFIGVEQGLLAGVGLSLALHLYRTSRPHIAIVGQVPGTEHFRNVARHRVVTDPAVLSLRVDESLYFPNARLLSDRILAEVAGNRALTHVVLLCPAVNSVDASALESLEAVNLRLRDAGVTFHLAEVKGPVMDSLKRSHFLEDLSGQVFLTQYDAMQTLSPVLTRDTRAAPRCETAL from the coding sequence ATGCTTGAGCGGATCTTTCCCGCCCTGACCTGGGCGCGCGGCTATTCCCGGGACATGCTGGGCGGCGACCTGATCGCGGCGATGGTGGTCACGATCATGCTGATCCCGCAAGGCATGGCCTATGCGATGCTGGCGGGCCTGCCGCCCGAGGCCGGGTTATACGGCGCCATCGTGCCGCTGCTGATCTATGCTGCGCTGGGCACCTCGCGCACGTTGGCGGTCGGCCCGGTCGCGGTGGTGGCGCTGATGACAGCGGCGGCGGCAGGTACGGTTGCTGCGGCGGGCACGCCGGGGTTTCATGTCGCAGCGCTGGCAATTGCGATGATGTCGGGCGCGATCATGCTGGCGCTGGGGTTGTTGCGCCTGGGGTTCCTGGCGAATTTCCTCAGCCATCCGGTGATTTCGGGCTTCATCACGGCGGCGGGCATCCTGATTGCGGCCAGCCAGTTGCGGCATATGCTGGGCAATGCGACATCGGGCAAGACCCTGCAGGAGCTTGTGCCGTCGTTCCTGGCCAATCTGGGGCAGATCAACCGGATCACGCTGGCGCTGTCGCTGGTGGTGGTCGCGTTCTTGTTCTGGGCGCGCACGGGGTTGGCCCCCCTGCTGCGCCGGTTTGGCCTTAATCCAAAGCTGGCGCTGCTGTTGTCACGCACAGCGTTGCTGGTGGCGGTGGTCGTATCCACGGCGTCGGTCTGGGCCTTCGGGCTGGACGCGCGCGGTGTGCGGATCGTGGGTGAGATTCCGCGCGGGTTGCCGCAATTCGGCTGGCCTGCGCTCAGCTTTGATCTGGCACAGGCGCTGTTGATACCTGCGCTGATGATCGCCGTTGTGGGCTATGTGGAATCGCTGTCCATCGGCCAGACGCTGGCTGCGAAACGCCGCGAAAGCCTGGACCCCAACCGCGAGCTGATCGCGCTGGGCGCGGCCAACCTGGGCGCGGGGCTGAGTCAGGCGATGCCGGTCACCGGCGGGTTGTCGCGGTCCATCGTCAATTTCGATGCAGGCGCGCAGACGCCTGCAGCGGGCGCGTTCACAGCCCTGATGATCGGGGCGGCGCTGATGTTCCTGACGCCGGCGCTGTATTATCTGCCCAATGCGACGCTGGCCGCGATCATCATTGTCGCTGTCATGTCGCTGCTGGACTTCCGCGCCCTGCCCCGGGTCTGGGCGATCTCGAAGGCTGATGGCGCGGCGATGGCGGCGACGATGCTGGCTACGCTGTTCATCGGGGTGGAACAGGGGTTGCTGGCCGGTGTCGGGCTGTCGCTGGCGCTGCATCTCTACCGTACCTCGCGCCCGCATATCGCGATTGTCGGGCAGGTGCCGGGGACCGAGCATTTCCGCAACGTGGCGCGGCACCGCGTGGTGACCGACCCCGCCGTGCTGAGCCTGAGGGTGGATGAAAGCCTGTATTTCCCCAATGCGCGCCTGTTGTCCGACCGCATTCTGGCCGAGGTGGCGGGCAACCGCGCGCTGACGCATGTGGTGTTGCTGTGCCCGGCGGTGAACTCGGTCGACGCGTCGGCGCTGGAAAGCCTGGAGGCCGTGAACCTGCGGCTGCGCGACGCGGGCGTGACCTTCCATCTGGCCGAGGTGAAGGGGCCGGTAATGGACAGCCTGAAACGCTCGCATTTCCTGGAGGATCTGAGCGGGCAGGTGTTCTTGACACAATACGACGCGATGCAGACCCTGTCGCCCGTGCTGACCCGCGACACCCGCGCCGCGCCGCGCTGCGAGACAGCGCTGTAA
- a CDS encoding aminotransferase → MPSTLTPLNPAVAQTFAPPVMQARRWLDGVSFPPDRPLLNLSQAAPVDPPPLPLRQAIADAVLNTPQTHLYGPVLGMPALRAALAARTTQIYGGSVRADQVAITSGCNQAFAAVIATLAGAGDEVIVPVPWYFNHKMWLEMSGIRAVPLSTLPPNPAQGLIPDPEHAATLITPRTRAIALVSPNNPAGVEYPAPLLAAFRDLARRHGLALIVDETYRDFHSQEGAPHALFTDPAWDDTLIHLYSFSKAYRLTGHRVGAIVASPARLSEVEKFLDTVTICPTGLGQTAALWGLTHLDEWLAGERLEILRRRVAIAAGFETLPGWRLLGSGAYFAYVEHPFDAPSAEVAQWLVRAAQVLVLPGSMFMPQDGSTDTGARHLRVAFANADTAGIAKLIERLSELQP, encoded by the coding sequence ATGCCCAGCACACTCACCCCGCTGAACCCCGCCGTTGCGCAGACTTTTGCGCCGCCGGTGATGCAGGCGCGCCGCTGGCTGGACGGGGTGAGCTTTCCGCCCGACCGCCCGCTGCTGAACCTGTCGCAGGCCGCCCCGGTCGATCCGCCGCCCCTGCCCCTGCGGCAAGCCATAGCGGATGCGGTGCTGAACACCCCCCAGACGCATCTTTATGGCCCGGTGCTGGGCATGCCTGCGCTGCGCGCGGCGCTGGCTGCGCGCACGACGCAGATCTATGGCGGCAGCGTGCGCGCCGATCAGGTTGCCATCACCTCGGGGTGCAATCAGGCGTTTGCCGCTGTCATCGCCACGCTGGCAGGTGCGGGGGATGAGGTGATCGTGCCGGTGCCGTGGTACTTCAATCACAAGATGTGGCTGGAGATGTCGGGCATCCGCGCGGTTCCGCTGTCCACGCTGCCCCCGAATCCGGCGCAGGGCCTGATCCCCGACCCCGAACATGCCGCCACGCTGATCACCCCGCGCACCCGGGCGATCGCGCTGGTCAGCCCCAACAACCCGGCCGGCGTCGAATATCCCGCGCCGCTGCTGGCGGCGTTCCGCGATCTGGCACGGCGGCACGGGCTGGCGCTGATCGTGGATGAGACCTACCGCGATTTCCACAGCCAGGAAGGCGCGCCGCATGCGCTGTTCACCGACCCGGCATGGGACGATACGCTCATCCACCTTTATTCCTTCTCCAAGGCGTACCGGCTGACCGGGCATCGGGTCGGCGCGATCGTTGCAAGCCCCGCGCGGCTTTCCGAGGTGGAGAAATTCCTTGATACCGTCACGATCTGTCCGACCGGGCTGGGCCAGACGGCAGCGCTTTGGGGGCTGACGCATCTGGATGAATGGCTGGCGGGCGAGCGGCTGGAAATCTTGCGCCGCCGCGTCGCGATTGCCGCGGGCTTTGAAACGCTGCCGGGGTGGCGGCTGCTGGGATCGGGGGCGTATTTCGCCTATGTGGAACACCCGTTCGACGCGCCCTCGGCCGAGGTGGCGCAATGGCTGGTGCGGGCGGCGCAGGTGCTGGTGCTGCCGGGGTCGATGTTCATGCCGCAAGACGGCAGTACCGACACCGGGGCACGCCACCTGCGGGTGGCCTTCGCCAATGCCGATACAGCCGGTATCGCGAAACTGATTGAAAGGCTGTCAGAACTGCAGCCCTGA
- a CDS encoding peptidyl-prolyl cis-trans isomerase produces the protein MAEKKNNTARNLGGGLLLGLLAVSLVGFGVDGLGGTVRSIGQAGDREISTDDYFRALQQELRVLTQQLGRPVTLDQAITFGVDQQVRAQLVTAAVLDHETQRLGISVGDDVVQRELLAVPNFRGVDGNFDRETYRFTLQNANLSAVEFEEQLRLDAARGILQAAVVGGVTAPDAQVDLLAQYVGEQRAFSVLTLTRSDLDEALPAPTDAQIEAFYEENLDRYTLPAAKRIDYAWLTPAMLLDEVTVDEDMLRSAYDSRLDEFVQPERRLVERLVFPDQAAAQAAMDRLTADEVSFEDLVAERDLTLEDADMGDVAIGQLGEAGPSVFAMDTPGVTGPHASPLGPAIFRMNAILAAQEVPFEEAIPELRDELALDRARREISDTLDQYEDLLAGGATIAQLTEETRMQGGQIDWRAGDSEGIAGYAEFRAAAEALAVGDFAEIGVLADGGIFALSMVEEIPEAPRPLADVQVRVIEDWEVAETRTRLLAQADTLRAALESGDSFEDLSLAPERFEGITRDASVPDLPRALITEVFAMPEGAVTRLPGDAGRVHVVALHDISAPDAGSDDIVALRDTLDTQIAQGVAQDVFTYFARALEVEAGVTLNQSAIQAVHNNF, from the coding sequence ATGGCGGAAAAGAAAAACAACACGGCGCGCAACCTTGGCGGCGGGCTGCTGCTGGGCCTTCTGGCGGTCAGCCTTGTCGGGTTTGGCGTTGACGGTCTGGGCGGCACGGTACGGTCCATCGGGCAGGCGGGCGACCGCGAAATCTCGACCGATGATTATTTCCGCGCCCTGCAACAGGAATTGCGGGTGCTGACGCAACAATTGGGCCGGCCCGTGACGCTGGACCAGGCGATCACCTTCGGTGTCGATCAACAAGTGCGCGCGCAACTGGTCACCGCCGCTGTGCTGGACCATGAGACGCAGCGGCTGGGTATCTCGGTCGGGGATGACGTGGTGCAGCGCGAACTGCTGGCCGTGCCCAACTTTCGCGGCGTTGACGGCAATTTCGACCGCGAAACCTATCGCTTCACCTTGCAAAACGCCAACCTGAGCGCCGTGGAATTCGAGGAACAGCTGCGGCTGGACGCGGCGCGGGGCATCCTTCAGGCCGCCGTCGTGGGCGGCGTGACGGCACCCGACGCGCAGGTCGATCTGCTGGCGCAATATGTCGGCGAGCAACGTGCCTTCAGCGTGCTGACCCTGACGCGCAGCGATCTGGATGAGGCCCTGCCCGCCCCCACCGATGCGCAGATCGAGGCATTCTATGAAGAAAACCTGGACCGCTACACCCTGCCCGCCGCCAAGCGCATTGATTATGCCTGGCTGACGCCCGCGATGCTGCTGGACGAGGTGACGGTGGATGAGGACATGCTGCGCTCCGCCTATGACAGCCGTCTGGATGAATTCGTGCAGCCTGAACGCCGGCTGGTCGAACGGCTGGTTTTCCCCGACCAAGCGGCCGCGCAGGCCGCGATGGACCGGCTGACTGCGGACGAGGTCAGCTTTGAGGACCTGGTGGCCGAGCGCGATCTGACGCTGGAAGACGCCGACATGGGCGATGTGGCCATCGGCCAGTTGGGCGAGGCCGGGCCGTCGGTCTTCGCCATGGACACGCCGGGCGTGACCGGGCCGCATGCCTCGCCGCTGGGGCCTGCGATCTTTCGCATGAACGCGATTCTGGCCGCGCAGGAAGTCCCGTTCGAGGAAGCGATCCCCGAACTGCGCGACGAACTGGCGCTGGACCGCGCACGGCGCGAGATTTCCGACACGCTGGACCAGTATGAGGACCTGCTGGCCGGGGGCGCCACGATCGCGCAATTGACCGAGGAAACCCGGATGCAAGGCGGCCAGATCGACTGGCGCGCGGGCGACAGCGAGGGCATCGCGGGCTATGCGGAATTCCGCGCCGCCGCAGAGGCACTGGCCGTTGGCGATTTCGCGGAAATCGGCGTGCTGGCGGATGGCGGGATCTTTGCGCTGTCGATGGTCGAAGAAATCCCCGAAGCGCCACGCCCGCTGGCCGATGTGCAGGTGCGCGTGATCGAGGATTGGGAAGTCGCCGAAACCCGCACCCGGCTGCTGGCCCAGGCCGACACGCTGCGCGCGGCCTTGGAATCGGGCGACAGCTTCGAGGATCTGTCGCTGGCACCGGAACGGTTCGAGGGGATCACCCGCGATGCGTCGGTCCCCGATCTGCCGCGCGCGCTGATTACCGAGGTCTTCGCCATGCCCGAAGGTGCCGTGACGCGCCTGCCCGGCGACGCTGGCCGCGTGCATGTGGTCGCGCTGCATGACATCAGCGCGCCCGATGCGGGGTCCGACGATATCGTGGCGCTGCGCGACACGCTGGACACACAGATCGCACAAGGGGTGGCGCAAGATGTGTTCACCTATTTCGCCCGCGCGCTGGAGGTCGAGGCGGGCGTGACCCTGAACCAAAGCGCGATCCAGGCGGTGCACAACAACTTCTGA
- the trpE gene encoding anthranilate synthase component I: protein MLTPDFDTFAAGWARGENQVVFARLAADLDTPVSLMLKLAGTRPHSFMLESVTGGEVRGRYSVVGLKPDLIWECRGTTSRINRSARFDLEAFSDLDGAPLDTLRALIAESRIDLPGDLPAISAGLFGYLGYDMIRLVEHLPNVNPDVLGVADAMLLRPSVVAVLDGVKGEVTIVSPAWAGSGLSARAAYAQAAERVMDALRDLERDAGGASRTLGDVSPVGEAVSNFARADYLAAVEKAKEYIRAGDIFQVVPSQRWAQSFSLPPFSLYRSLRRTNPSPFLFYFDMGDFQIVGASPEILVRLRDSEVTIRPIAGTRKRGVTPEEDKAMEDSLLSDPKELAEHLMLLDLGRNDVGRVSKIGTVRPTEQFIIERYSHVMHIVSNVIGEISDDHDALSALLAGLPAGTVSGAPKVRAMEIIDELEPEKRGIYGGGVGYFSANGDMDMCIALRTAVIKDETLYIQAGGGVVYDSDPESEFEETVNKSRALRRAAEDAGLFVNRRGN, encoded by the coding sequence ATGCTGACCCCCGACTTCGACACCTTTGCGGCAGGCTGGGCGCGGGGGGAAAATCAGGTGGTCTTTGCCCGCCTTGCCGCCGATCTGGACACGCCGGTGTCGCTGATGCTGAAGCTGGCAGGCACCCGGCCGCACAGTTTCATGCTGGAATCGGTCACGGGCGGCGAGGTGCGCGGGCGCTATTCGGTGGTGGGGCTGAAGCCTGATCTGATCTGGGAATGCCGCGGCACCACCAGCCGCATCAACCGTTCGGCCCGGTTCGATCTGGAGGCGTTCAGCGATCTGGACGGCGCGCCGCTGGACACGTTGCGCGCGCTGATCGCGGAATCGCGGATTGACCTGCCGGGCGACCTGCCCGCCATTTCCGCCGGGCTGTTTGGCTACCTGGGCTATGACATGATCCGGTTGGTGGAACACCTGCCCAACGTGAACCCCGATGTGCTGGGCGTGGCCGATGCGATGCTGCTGCGCCCCTCTGTGGTCGCGGTGCTGGACGGGGTGAAGGGCGAGGTGACCATCGTCTCGCCCGCCTGGGCCGGATCGGGGCTGTCGGCGCGCGCGGCCTATGCGCAGGCCGCCGAACGGGTGATGGACGCGCTGCGCGATCTGGAACGCGACGCGGGCGGGGCCTCGCGCACGTTGGGCGATGTCAGCCCGGTGGGCGAGGCCGTTTCGAATTTTGCGCGCGCCGATTACCTCGCCGCCGTGGAGAAGGCCAAGGAATATATCCGCGCGGGCGACATCTTTCAGGTGGTGCCCAGCCAGCGCTGGGCGCAAAGTTTCAGCCTGCCGCCGTTTTCGCTGTATCGGTCGTTGCGGCGCACCAACCCCTCGCCCTTCCTGTTCTATTTCGACATGGGGGATTTTCAGATCGTGGGCGCCAGCCCGGAGATCCTTGTGCGGCTGCGCGATTCCGAGGTGACGATCCGCCCCATCGCGGGTACCCGCAAACGCGGCGTCACCCCGGAAGAAGACAAGGCGATGGAAGACAGCCTGCTGTCCGACCCCAAGGAACTGGCCGAGCATCTGATGCTGCTGGACCTGGGGCGCAACGATGTGGGGCGCGTGTCGAAAATCGGTACGGTGCGTCCGACGGAACAATTCATCATCGAGCGCTACAGCCATGTGATGCATATCGTGTCGAATGTGATCGGCGAAATCTCGGACGATCATGACGCGCTGTCGGCCCTGCTGGCCGGGCTGCCTGCGGGCACGGTTTCGGGGGCGCCGAAGGTCCGTGCGATGGAGATCATCGACGAGTTGGAGCCTGAGAAGCGCGGCATCTATGGCGGCGGCGTCGGCTATTTCTCGGCCAATGGCGACATGGATATGTGCATCGCGCTGCGCACCGCCGTCATCAAGGATGAGACGCTGTATATTCAGGCGGGTGGCGGCGTGGTCTATGACAGCGACCCCGAGTCGGAATTCGAGGAGACGGTGAACAAATCGCGCGCGCTGCGCCGCGCCGCCGAGGATGCCGGTCTGTTCGTGAACCGTCGCGGCAATTGA